From one Neorhizobium galegae genomic stretch:
- a CDS encoding iron-containing alcohol dehydrogenase, giving the protein MTRIFRAPAFYIQGPGSLNLLGEKAATLGRSVVAICDSVVLPHIEADLTETLNRQDITPTIIPFDADVTHREMDRLAELVRSKGGEVVVGIGGGRTLDVAKGASRRAGLPFVSVPTAASTDAPSTRGIVIYDDHHTMIAVEQMDQNPAFVIVDTAIIAKAPARLLRGGIGDALTAKFETEGAWKGTGLSKQGTRPLKTGVMLGDVCYRMLLEHGAGAVRVAGTGEVTPDFEAVVEAILWLSAVAFENTGLSIAHAVATELGAIEPVRKHSLHGEHAAYGTLVQTMAEGRPEDELTTLFGFYDEIGMPRRLSALGMPNVGDAAIEKLATACAESPFLVNQERMLDANDLVAAFRAVENYV; this is encoded by the coding sequence ATGACACGTATATTCCGGGCGCCGGCTTTTTATATCCAGGGTCCGGGGTCCTTAAATCTGCTTGGCGAAAAGGCGGCGACGCTCGGCCGTTCGGTCGTGGCGATCTGCGATTCGGTTGTGCTACCGCATATCGAGGCGGATCTCACCGAGACCCTGAACCGGCAGGACATCACGCCCACAATCATACCGTTCGATGCGGACGTCACCCATCGGGAAATGGACCGCCTGGCCGAGCTGGTGCGGTCAAAGGGCGGCGAGGTGGTGGTCGGCATCGGCGGCGGCCGCACGCTCGATGTCGCCAAGGGTGCCTCTCGCCGCGCCGGCCTTCCCTTCGTCAGCGTGCCGACGGCCGCTTCCACCGATGCACCCTCGACCCGCGGCATCGTCATCTATGACGACCATCACACGATGATCGCCGTCGAGCAGATGGACCAGAACCCGGCCTTCGTGATCGTCGACACCGCGATCATCGCCAAGGCCCCTGCCCGGCTGCTGCGCGGCGGCATAGGCGATGCGCTGACCGCAAAATTCGAGACGGAAGGCGCCTGGAAGGGCACCGGCCTCTCCAAGCAGGGTACGCGGCCCTTGAAGACGGGCGTGATGCTCGGCGATGTCTGCTACCGGATGCTGCTCGAACATGGGGCCGGCGCCGTGCGGGTGGCCGGCACCGGCGAGGTGACGCCGGATTTCGAAGCCGTCGTCGAGGCGATCCTCTGGCTCAGCGCCGTCGCCTTCGAAAATACCGGCCTCTCCATTGCCCATGCGGTGGCGACCGAACTCGGCGCGATCGAGCCGGTGCGAAAACACTCGCTGCATGGCGAACACGCCGCCTACGGCACGCTGGTGCAGACAATGGCGGAAGGCCGTCCCGAGGACGAACTGACGACGCTGTTCGGCTTCTACGACGAGATCGGCATGCCGCGCCGGCTTTCGGCGCTCGGCATGCCGAATGTCGGCGATGCGGCGATCGAAAAACTTGCGACGGCCTGCGCAGAAAGCCCGTTCCTGGTCAACCAGGAGCGGATGCTCGATGCGAATGATCTGGTCGCCGCCTTCCGTGCTGTGGAAAACTACGTTTAA
- a CDS encoding carbon-nitrogen hydrolase family protein: MKIAGFQMQPVVGDVEANLAKIEAAAEEAAAKGAALLIAPELALTGYGAAEKFPDLATPAHGPVTDRLSEIASKHGLAIVAGFAEKTFENIFNSAFFTDGKGQTAVYRKCNLYGPYERKWFAQEDRRQVLVTLGDIRLGFLICYDVEFPENVRQLAKGGADLVVVPTALPTGGSGQFIAEHMIQVRAFENQVFVAYINHCGSDDLFAYAGLSRIAAPDGKLIAEAPPEGEALIIAGVDPAAYAQSRAENTYLADLV; this comes from the coding sequence ATGAAGATCGCCGGTTTCCAGATGCAGCCCGTCGTCGGCGATGTCGAGGCGAACCTCGCCAAGATCGAGGCGGCGGCCGAAGAGGCGGCCGCCAAGGGCGCCGCGCTGCTGATCGCCCCGGAACTGGCGCTGACCGGTTACGGCGCGGCGGAGAAATTTCCCGATCTTGCCACGCCCGCCCATGGCCCGGTGACCGACCGGCTGTCGGAGATCGCCTCAAAACATGGCCTCGCGATCGTCGCCGGTTTTGCCGAAAAGACCTTCGAAAACATCTTCAACAGCGCCTTCTTCACCGACGGCAAGGGCCAGACGGCGGTCTACCGCAAATGCAATCTCTACGGCCCCTATGAGCGCAAATGGTTCGCCCAGGAGGACCGCCGCCAAGTTCTGGTGACGCTCGGCGACATCAGGCTCGGTTTCCTGATCTGCTACGATGTCGAGTTTCCCGAAAACGTCCGGCAACTGGCAAAGGGCGGCGCCGATCTCGTCGTGGTGCCGACGGCGTTGCCGACCGGCGGGTCCGGTCAGTTCATCGCGGAGCACATGATTCAGGTCCGCGCCTTCGAGAACCAGGTCTTCGTTGCCTATATCAACCACTGCGGCTCCGACGATCTGTTCGCCTATGCCGGTCTGTCGCGGATCGCCGCACCGGACGGCAAGCTGATTGCCGAAGCGCCCCCCGAGGGTGAGGCCCTGATCATCGCCGGGGTCGATCCGGCGGCCTACGCCCAGTCGCGGGCGGAAAACACCTATCTCGCCGATCTCGTTTGA
- a CDS encoding ABC transporter permease yields MTALRRLFFFVVGLFLALPLIVVAGVSINARQTLAFPPQGFSLSWYGQIFTNPEWRNALVASLTLAASSALLALLIALPLAWFLWRRIAPWANIFQLLGVAPFTLPPVITALGLLTFWATTGFYGQPWTAVISHGIFFVTLPLVTLSLGFSAIDRSLVEAAATMGADDRVIFRTVVLPLILPYLVSGYAFAFVLSLNEYIVAYMTVGFTMETLPIKIFNALRYGYTPTMAAVTVLFLVIAAVVFGLVARFGDLPKLLGAMSDER; encoded by the coding sequence CCGCTGATCGTCGTCGCCGGCGTCTCGATCAATGCCCGCCAGACGCTCGCATTTCCGCCCCAGGGTTTTTCGCTCTCCTGGTACGGCCAGATTTTTACCAATCCCGAATGGCGTAATGCGCTGGTCGCCTCACTGACCCTGGCTGCCTCGTCCGCGCTTCTAGCCCTGCTGATCGCCCTGCCGCTTGCCTGGTTCCTGTGGCGGCGGATCGCCCCCTGGGCCAACATCTTCCAGCTTCTCGGCGTTGCGCCCTTCACCCTGCCGCCGGTCATCACCGCGCTCGGCCTGCTCACCTTCTGGGCGACCACCGGCTTCTACGGCCAACCGTGGACCGCGGTGATCAGCCACGGCATCTTCTTCGTCACCCTGCCGCTGGTGACCCTTTCGCTCGGCTTTTCGGCGATCGACCGTTCGTTGGTGGAAGCCGCCGCCACCATGGGCGCCGACGACCGGGTCATCTTCAGAACCGTCGTGCTGCCGCTGATCCTGCCCTATCTCGTCTCCGGTTATGCCTTTGCCTTCGTTCTGTCGCTGAACGAATATATCGTTGCCTATATGACCGTCGGCTTCACCATGGAAACCCTGCCGATCAAGATCTTCAACGCGCTGCGCTACGGCTATACGCCAACCATGGCCGCCGTGACGGTGCTGTTCCTGGTCATCGCTGCGGTCGTCTTCGGTCTGGTGGCCCGGTTCGGAGACCTGCCGAAGCTGCTCGGCGCCATGTCGGACGAACGCTGA